In Candidatus Cloacimonadaceae bacterium, the sequence TCTCCACTGCTTGTTTTTTCCCAATATATTGTCCGGGCTTGCTTAACTACTGCGTTTCCGTCTATCTGACCCACATACTTGCAGAAAGTGGGATAAGACATTTTAATCGTGTGCTGAGCGGTGAATATCTGATACATTAAATTCAAAGGTAACAGCAGGTTCTGGGGTAGTGTCTCAAAGGTGGTGTAAATTCAGGTGGAGAAATTGAGTGAACTAAAGAAAAAGGTTGAGCCCAATCGAACTCATTGTTTTAATGGTTTCGTGAAAACTAAAAGACAAGGAGAAGATCATGACTCAACCAAAGAGAAGCAAGAATGAGATGGCAGAAATCGTCAAGGTAATTCAAGGTACGGTACCGGGAGATTTCGTGAGAGTGCTTGAGAACAGCATACATAGGATCATCGAGGCCGAACTGAGTAATCAGCTTGGAGCCGGTCACTATGAACGCAGCGAGGAAAGGAATAACTATCGTAATGGTTATAGAGACCGTCAAGATTTAGCCACGGCGATGGGTCCAGTATCCATAAAGATACCCAAGCTCCGGAAGGGTGGGTTTTATCCCTCCATTTTGGAGCATTATCAAAGAGTGGACAGGGCTCTGATCAGTATCGTAAGCGAGGCCTATTTCAATGGTGTTTCGACCCGCAAGATGAATAATCTTTTTGTTGATTTGGGACTGGAAAACATAGACCGCAGCTTTGTCAGCAGATGTGCTGCCCAGATAGATGAAGAAGTGCAGATTTGGAGAACCAGAAAGCTTGATCAGCGTTATTCCTATATCTGGCTTGACGCTATCTATACCAAGATCAGAACCGAGCGTGGGGTTGTATCAACTGCAGTCCTGATAGCCATCGGACTCAAAGAAGATGGTCATCGGGATGTACTGGGTGTACATTTGGGTAACAGAGAAAGCTATCACAACTGGAAGGACTTTCTGCAAAGCCTTAAGGCTCGTGGTTTGGAACGTAGCGAGCTGTGGATCAGCGATGAACATGATGGTTTGATTAAGTCCATAGAGGAGTGTTTTCCCGGTCAGCAAAGACAACGATGTATTGTCCATTGGATGCGCAATGCCCAATCCAAGGTATCGAAAACAGACCTTCTCTGGCTGTTGCCATTAATTAAAGATCTGGTGGGATCAAGAACCAGGGAGTCTTTTGATTTGGTTTGGAATGATCTGATCAAGGTAGTTGAAGCCAAAGGGAAAGAGAAGCTGAGAGACTGGTTAGATGGCACCTATCACGAGATAACTGTCTATCTGGATTTCCCGCCAGCCCATTGG encodes:
- a CDS encoding IS256 family transposase; translated protein: MTQPKRSKNEMAEIVKVIQGTVPGDFVRVLENSIHRIIEAELSNQLGAGHYERSEERNNYRNGYRDRQDLATAMGPVSIKIPKLRKGGFYPSILEHYQRVDRALISIVSEAYFNGVSTRKMNNLFVDLGLENIDRSFVSRCAAQIDEEVQIWRTRKLDQRYSYIWLDAIYTKIRTERGVVSTAVLIAIGLKEDGHRDVLGVHLGNRESYHNWKDFLQSLKARGLERSELWISDEHDGLIKSIEECFPGQQRQRCIVHWMRNAQSKVSKTDLLWLLPLIKDLVGSRTRESFDLVWNDLIKVVEAKGKEKLRDWLDGTYHEITVYLDFPPAHWSKIKCTNSLERLNEELRRREKCIRIFPNEISCIRLIGAILQGYSEDWTSGKIYLAEPIEKISENRVRSLPGQKFLRDGLKPCSVGYASSAGLQPVAARSF